In Amphiprion ocellaris isolate individual 3 ecotype Okinawa chromosome 3, ASM2253959v1, whole genome shotgun sequence, one genomic interval encodes:
- the wu:fa25f02 gene encoding uncharacterized protein wu:fa25f02: MSLYTSVLQLSPSVCLHLLYLLMLLTDSCSTASKKERTLLDSPLNQLNTTQADCFTGCANDSVSKNATAEDFSKTSTRVMATNSPQKNLSSISDLSNISPILNQSSVPVIMTNSTVVDKDNKSSVLKGNTESTQLIQPSTSSSLPINATTVSYKSIHPVTSVVPPKQTAGELHSSTTSPSSHQPLSPETTTSPESALLFTTIGSPTQSTNSGSITSTGRATATTAETVGKTNTVAGTSTTTTTKSTTTTQSTTTTIETTATDLPTTEASHPPTTVNTIIITTTSTKVSPSSLAHTPKLSTAMPSIQKTSLTTGTASVTAARAITSASHNKPFASSTKVAVVEVAGAPLTRQLVDTASLLAVLLFGMLFFLVSVAVFATQAYESYRRKDYTQVDYLINGMYTDSGV, from the exons ATGTCCCTGTATACCTCTGTGCTCCAGCTGAGTCCATCAGTGTGTCTTCACCTTCTCTACCTGCTGATGCTCCTCACTGATTCCTGCTCCACGGcatctaaaaaggaaagaactCTTCTGGACAGTCCCCTAAACCAACTTAACACAACACAAGCTGACTGCTTCACTGGAT GTGCTAATGATTCTGtcagtaaaaatgcaacagCTGAGGATTTCTCCAAGACCAGTACAAGAGTTATGGCAACAAACTCACCACAGAAGAATTTGTCCTCTATCTCAGACCTTAGTAACATTAGTCCAATACTCAACCAGTCTTCAGTTCCTGTCATAATGACCAACTCCACTGTTGTGGACAAGGATAATAAAAGTTCTGTTTTGAAAGGGAACACAGAGAGCACCCAGCTGATTCAGCCCTCCACCAGCTCATCTTTACCCATCAACGCCACCACTGTGAGCTACAAATCCATTCACCCTGTTACGTCTGTTGTCCCGCCTAAACAAACAGCAGGAGAACTCCATTCATCCACTACCTCACCATCCAGCCATCAGCCTCTATCACCAGAGACGACCACTTCACCTGAATCTGCTCTGCTTTTTACCACCATAGGCTCACCCACTCAGTCTACAAATTCTGGCTCCATTACCAGCACTGGTAGAGCTACAGCTACTACTGCAGAGACTGTTGGGAAAACAAACACTGTAGCAGGTACTTctacaaccacaacaacaaagtctacaacaacaacacagtctacaacaacaacaatcgaAACTACAGCAACAGATCTACCAACAACAGAAGCCTCACACCCTCCAACAACGGTTAACACAATTATTATCACAACCACATCTACAAAAGTGTCGCCATCATCATTAGCTCACACGCCAAAGCTAAGTACTGCAATGCCATCAATTCAAAAGACTTCTTTAACCACTGGGACGGCTAGCGTAACTGCTGCCAGGGCCATTACTTCTGCCAGTCACAACAAGCCTTTTGCCTCCTCAACGAAGGTTGCTGTGGTAGAGGTTGCAGGGGCTCCTCTGACCAGGCAGTTGGTGGATACCGCATCTTTATTGGCTGTCCTGCTTTTTGGCATGCTCTTCTTCTTGGTCTCGGTAGCAGTGTTTGCCACACAGGCCTATGAGAGCTACAGGAGGAAGGACTACACACAGGTCGACTATCTGATCAATGGCATGTACACAGACTCAGGGGTGTGA
- the fem1b gene encoding LOW QUALITY PROTEIN: protein fem-1 homolog B (The sequence of the model RefSeq protein was modified relative to this genomic sequence to represent the inferred CDS: inserted 1 base in 1 codon), giving the protein MGGRFLWRSGHYGRQLRRKRRXLAACRAQMESLAGYVYKAASEGRVLTLAALLLNHSEAETQFLLGYVTHLAGQRSTPLIIAARNGHDKVVRLLLDHYRVDTEQTGTVRFDGYVIDGATALWCAAGAGHFEVVRLLVSHHANVNHTTITNSTPLRAACFDGRLDIVRYLVEHNADISITNKFNNTCLMIAAYKGHVDVVKFLLEQGADPNAKAHCGATALHFAAEAGHLEIVKELMHCQAAMVMNGHGMTPLKVAAESCKADVVELLLAHADCDAHSRIEALELLGASFANDRENYDIQKTYHYLHMAMMERYRDPDIVIVKELMSPVEAYGGRGECQTLQDLEAIRVDRDALHMEGLMIRERILGSDNIDVSHPIIYRGAVYADNMEFEQCIKLWLHALCLRQKGNRNTHKDLLRFAQVFSQMVHLKERVLASSVEQVLCCSVLEIQRSMARVEVAGESELPQAMDNYESNVFTFLYLACISTKTTCSDEERASINKHIYNLIQLDPRSREGSSLLHLAISSSTPVDDFHTNDVCSFPNAQVTKLLLDCGAQVNAVDHEGNTPLHVIVQYNRPISDFLTLHAIIINLVEAGAHTDMTNKQKKTPLDKSTTGVSEILLKTQMKMSLKCLAARAVRHHQITYHNQIPKTLEEFVEFH; this is encoded by the exons ATGGGAGGCCGCTTCCTTTGGAGGAGTGGACATTACGGGCGTCAGCTGCGAAGGAAGCGGA TCCTGGCTGCCTGtcgggctcagatggagtctcTGGCCGGCTACGTGTACAAGGCAGCCAGTGAGGGCCGAGTCCTGACCCTGGCCGCATTGCTGCTCAACCACTCCGAGGCGGAGACCCAGTTCTTGCTGGGCTATGTCACCCACCTCGCCGGCCAGAGGTCCACTCCCCTGATCATCGCGGCGCGGAATGGACACGATAAAGTGGTCCGTCTGCTCTTGGACCACTACAGAGTGGACACTGAACAGACCGGCACGGTTCGGTTTGATGG CTATGTCATTGACGGGGCCACAGCGCTGTGGTGTGCTGCTGGAGCGGGCCACTTTGAAGTGGTGCGCCTGCTGGTTAGTCACCATGCTAACGTTAACCACACCACCATCACCAACTCCACTCCCTTGCGGGCTGCCTGCTTCGATGGACGTTTGGACATTGTCCGCTACCTGGTGGAACACAATGCAGACATCAGCATCACGAACAAGTTTAACAACACCTGCCTGATGATCGCTGCCTACAAGGGCCACGTGGATGTAGTAAAATTTCTTTTGGAGCAGGGGGCAGACCCAAATGCCAAGGCCCACTGTGGGGCCACTGCCCTGCATTTTGCAGCTGAGGCTGGTCATCTAGAAATTGTAAAAGAGCTAATGCACTGCCAGGCAGCCATGGTGATGAACGGACATGGCATGACGCCGCTGAAAGTTGCTGCAGAGAGCTGTAAAGCTGATgtggtggagctgctgctggcacACGCTGACTGTGACGCTCACAGCCGCATTGAGGCCCTGGAGCTGCTGGGTGCCTCTTTCGCCAATGACAGAGAGAACTATGACATACAGAAGACCTATCATTACCTACACATGGCCATGATGGAACGCTACCGTGATCCAGATATTGTCATTGTCAAGGAGTTGATGTCCCCCGTTGAGGCCTATGGGGGACGTGGCGAGTGTCAAACACTCCAAGACCTGGAGGCCATTCGAGTGGACCGAGATGCTCTGCACATGGAGGGGCTTATGATCCGGGAGCGTATCCTGGGCTCAGACAATATTGACGTGTCACATCCCATCATCTATCGTGGTGCTGTCTATGCTGATAACATGGAGTTTGAACAGTGCATCAAACTGTGGCTTCATGCTCTTTGCCTGCGGCAGAAAGGAAACAGGAACACGCACAAAGACCTGCTGCGCTTTGCTCAGGTGTTCTCCCAGATGGTCCACCTAAAGGAGCGTGTGTTAGCCTCTTCTGTCGAGCAGGTGTTATGCTGCAGTGTGCTGGAGATTCAACGCAGTATGGCTCGAGTTGAAGTGGCAGGTGAATCTGAGTTGCCCCAGGCCATGGACAATTATGAGTCAAATGTTTTTACCTTTCTGTACCTGGCCTGCATCTCCACCAAGACGACCTGCAGTGACGAGGAGCGCGCCAGTATCAACAAGCACATCTACAATCTAATCCAGCTGGACCCACGGTCACGAGAGGGCTCTTCGTTGCTACATCTGGCCATTAGCTCCAGTACGCCGGTTGACGACTTCCACACCAATGATGTTTGTAGCTTCCCCAATGCCCAAGTCACCAAACTGCTGCTGGACTGCGGTGCGCAGGTCAATGCGGTTGACCATGAAGGCAACACCCCCTTGCATGTCATTGTCCAGTACAACCGACCTATCAGTGACTTTCTAACGCTACACGCCATCATAATCAACCTGGTCGAGGCAGGTGCTCACACTGACATGACcaacaaacagaagaagacaCCACTAGATAAGAGCACCACAGGAGTTTCAGAGATCCTGTTGAAGacacagatgaagatgagcctTAAGTGCCTGGCAGCGCGCGCCGTCCGACATCACCAAATCACCTACCACAACCAGATTCCAAAGACGTTGGAGGAGTTTGTGGAGTTCCACTGA